The proteins below come from a single Halostagnicola larsenii XH-48 genomic window:
- a CDS encoding DUF7311 family protein codes for MIRYVLAVLLTVGLLALSIPAVNLAGEIQTERQLETEVTDLETAAVSLFETEEVSHDGAPAPRRAVTLEFPESSMTTVPVDSFEVERIHDDTSVVSYAAEGRNERQQSIAAPIVSEDPTRNESVDLGSGSGERTVVLRLEADSDGDPVVTVDQA; via the coding sequence ATGATCAGATACGTTCTCGCGGTGCTACTCACCGTCGGATTGCTCGCACTGTCGATTCCGGCGGTCAATCTCGCTGGCGAGATCCAAACCGAGCGACAGCTCGAGACGGAGGTGACCGACCTCGAGACCGCTGCAGTCTCGCTGTTCGAAACCGAAGAAGTTTCCCACGATGGCGCTCCCGCGCCTCGACGGGCTGTCACGCTCGAGTTTCCGGAATCATCGATGACAACCGTACCCGTCGATTCTTTCGAGGTCGAGCGTATTCACGACGACACGAGCGTCGTTTCCTACGCGGCCGAGGGACGGAACGAACGACAGCAATCGATCGCTGCACCGATCGTCTCAGAAGATCCGACGAGAAACGAGAGCGTCGATCTCGGCAGTGGTAGCGGCGAGCGGACGGTCGTGCTCCGACTCGAGGCTGATTCGGATGGCGATCCCGTCGTTACCGTCGATCAAGCGTGA
- a CDS encoding ATP-binding protein, whose translation MTFVIGRDAERTSGAVGHLGNYRALDGSAGAQFHLDLDGPHAVSIVGKRGYGKSFTLGVIAEALARAPGVAPVLIDPMGVFDTLEESAGDDAVSVTVLERPSVNPETLDPRSWCALVGLDPESGAGGLLWRAAQETATLEAMRAHIDSADAPRSDVRAANNHLNLASSWGVFESDGVAVPDLSGSDVTVIDVSGMDAAPMNAICRGVAETLYGARVTDSIERLPWLMVDEAHTFFDGVAGPALETILTRGRAPGVSLVMATQRPGSVPEVGLSQSDIILSHRLTSRADLEALERARPTYMNTTLENRMPDAPGDVVVIDDATETTHAGRIRPRETPHGGESPRASDVFPAE comes from the coding sequence GTGACATTCGTAATCGGTCGAGATGCGGAGCGAACGAGCGGCGCTGTCGGCCACCTGGGAAACTACCGGGCGCTCGACGGGAGCGCCGGTGCGCAGTTCCACCTCGATCTGGACGGCCCGCATGCAGTGTCGATCGTCGGCAAACGCGGCTACGGCAAGTCGTTCACGCTCGGCGTCATCGCGGAAGCACTCGCTCGAGCGCCCGGCGTCGCTCCCGTCCTCATCGATCCGATGGGTGTATTCGATACGCTCGAGGAATCGGCAGGCGACGACGCCGTTTCGGTGACCGTGCTCGAGCGTCCGTCGGTCAATCCGGAGACGCTCGATCCGCGGTCGTGGTGTGCGTTGGTGGGTCTCGACCCCGAAAGCGGGGCCGGCGGCTTACTCTGGCGGGCCGCACAGGAAACTGCGACGCTCGAGGCCATGCGAGCCCATATCGATTCGGCCGACGCGCCACGGTCCGACGTGCGCGCGGCGAACAATCACCTGAACCTCGCGTCGTCGTGGGGCGTTTTCGAAAGTGACGGTGTCGCTGTGCCGGATCTCTCCGGATCCGACGTAACCGTCATCGACGTTTCCGGTATGGACGCCGCACCGATGAACGCGATCTGTCGGGGCGTTGCCGAAACGCTGTACGGCGCTCGAGTAACGGATTCGATCGAACGGCTGCCGTGGCTTATGGTCGACGAAGCGCACACGTTTTTCGACGGCGTGGCCGGCCCCGCGCTCGAGACGATACTGACACGCGGTCGCGCACCGGGTGTGAGTCTCGTCATGGCGACGCAGCGACCGGGATCCGTTCCCGAGGTCGGACTCTCGCAATCCGACATAATCCTCTCACACCGACTCACCTCACGGGCTGATCTCGAGGCGCTCGAACGCGCCCGCCCGACGTACATGAACACTACGCTCGAGAATCGAATGCCCGACGCTCCCGGCGACGTCGTGGTGATCGACGACGCGACGGAGACCACCCACGCGGGACGGATTCGACCGCGGGAAACCCCACACGGCGGGGAGAGTCCTCGCGCGAGCGACGTATTTCCGGCGGAGTGA
- a CDS encoding DUF7285 family protein produces MPFSRVNKGQTEPLAALVAVSAFLVGIGLYGAYVTDTLPGTNDRTPEETTIDRVWADLEDNGVFLAHESPRNVSNEIEPVSVPNGKYSRISVEVYTDGTPETIAVARFDDMGRPLSVEDADEPPAEARMAKRSVPVTVETHAAVRSGTLRVEVWS; encoded by the coding sequence ATGCCTTTCTCTCGCGTGAATAAGGGCCAGACGGAGCCGCTCGCTGCTCTCGTCGCGGTTTCGGCGTTCCTTGTCGGAATCGGTCTCTACGGCGCATACGTCACCGACACGCTGCCCGGAACGAACGATCGAACGCCGGAAGAGACAACGATCGACCGCGTATGGGCTGATCTCGAGGATAACGGCGTCTTTCTCGCACACGAGAGTCCCCGGAACGTTTCGAACGAAATCGAACCGGTATCCGTTCCGAACGGGAAGTACAGCCGCATTTCCGTCGAGGTGTACACCGATGGAACCCCGGAAACGATCGCGGTGGCGCGGTTCGACGACATGGGGCGTCCCCTCTCGGTCGAAGACGCCGACGAACCGCCAGCCGAGGCACGTATGGCAAAGCGGAGCGTCCCCGTAACGGTCGAAACCCACGCAGCCGTTCGATCCGGCACGCTCCGAGTCGAGGTGTGGTCCTAA
- a CDS encoding DUF7284 family protein, producing the protein MGPAADRGVSTVVDITLALLLVSASVLLIGVALSSPDESGHEERPEQALESMSATTGTVLYDIADTNDAGVSTVESENFDPPGNRETTVSDSLYEVTTYGSSIGLLADAALANLGFDGNDRFAYGDVYEAAVDDSIRETHVASEDNVYAVATWHPYEGSSLSGTATAGKRPPSTEDVSSVSTTVTSNVPPVDSEELAREFEREETSDVGTPFVDDAEADGFDAAAIVLAESIVEGYFPLEDTQYALESSLTERSVAVYDYRQMADSVDVDVDEHVTGSSPDAAAANETLVGEIDSDDGLGAQIAADMRTGPIGEEISKIWNESPTDTVVDRLEEAFERLVSPETVDVTVQTWDP; encoded by the coding sequence ATGGGGCCCGCTGCGGACCGCGGGGTGAGTACCGTCGTGGACATCACGCTCGCCTTGCTTCTGGTCAGCGCGAGCGTGTTGCTGATTGGCGTTGCGCTTTCCAGCCCGGATGAATCTGGCCACGAGGAGCGCCCGGAGCAGGCCCTCGAGAGCATGAGTGCAACGACCGGAACGGTGCTGTACGATATTGCGGATACGAACGATGCGGGCGTTTCGACGGTAGAAAGCGAGAACTTCGATCCGCCGGGGAACCGTGAGACGACGGTATCCGACTCGCTCTACGAGGTAACGACGTACGGATCGTCTATCGGGCTTCTGGCGGATGCTGCGCTCGCGAACCTCGGATTCGACGGGAACGACCGCTTCGCCTACGGCGATGTCTACGAAGCGGCCGTCGACGACTCGATTCGAGAGACACACGTCGCCAGCGAAGACAACGTGTACGCAGTCGCGACGTGGCACCCGTACGAGGGATCGTCGCTCAGCGGGACTGCGACGGCAGGAAAGCGGCCGCCGTCTACCGAGGACGTCTCGAGCGTGAGTACGACGGTTACCAGCAACGTTCCGCCAGTCGACTCCGAGGAACTGGCGCGTGAATTCGAACGAGAAGAAACGAGCGACGTCGGAACGCCGTTCGTCGACGATGCCGAGGCTGACGGCTTCGACGCGGCTGCCATCGTTCTCGCCGAGTCGATCGTCGAGGGATACTTCCCGCTCGAGGACACCCAGTACGCACTCGAGTCGTCGCTCACCGAGCGATCGGTCGCGGTCTACGATTACAGGCAAATGGCAGACTCCGTGGATGTCGATGTCGACGAACACGTTACCGGGAGTTCGCCGGACGCGGCCGCGGCCAACGAAACGCTCGTCGGCGAGATCGATTCCGATGATGGGCTCGGTGCGCAGATTGCGGCCGATATGCGAACCGGCCCGATCGGTGAGGAAATCTCCAAAATATGGAACGAATCGCCGACTGACACCGTCGTCGACCGACTCGAGGAGGCGTTCGAACGACTCGTCTCACCGGAGACGGTCGATGTCACCGTTCAAACCTGGGACCCATGA
- a CDS encoding DUF7286 family protein, producing the protein MTGDRDDRPIVSIDLDERGRIPFSLIAVLLLLSSVLIVTTLETRSEPTIERDTDRAMDRTLAATQGELRTAVLDASYRAGTAPVISDTESEVEAIANADDQEERFRNYVKLLVYLEATETLSNAGGTVGSQTQTTVSIPSVTASGNGASIDPDEAIDRVALDIGHFDDDVEMGTLAATIDDVEFRVTRDGVEELEETRSITVSVGTPVFELHDRMVEYESQLNAGFFDESIDSSVDGLGQHLGARLYPFAYFKAGWDRTQLTRTPDQHDFEEVIDVKHTEVLANDAIFDVQNDVFGTQDPYADRTMRPGYVCMATQIGDDLASSGSSNGSDSIIDRDAVDIDTDTDEVENETSIDSVEDQLCDGGEVQEWLFGDNATGELPEMPELSELLVDGLGETNVMDGRQEVPLEDVAQAAHMEYSTEEAQDIVGWMEDQTTDEMAAGNIAAETDIDDADLPDGDDEYDRSVRDIVEELYQIDLERDADSIYVSGGLPPTDSPDDRENYTKADDTTVVDTVSEISVGHETFEDGNASDRTLHEVSVAADLQLERTQTWESDDPENVTPATKTISADRTVSLTADIDIDGEYEFYRQGEYYDREEFPVEDRPLERDYESGYTDDDVWRDNFEEGFELGITELTTAESSDDVRNDFAAEIESLEGETISSTETLEDTIEDGLVAGDSTHTVEFDDLKPDSGDDLLEEVRTDLAETHSEFLETIDEAPFEVERTELMETPTPPERAIDHIQAEHEDDFVYNDLEGETYETPAAEATAQVRKAYFDRIYYWLELVAEPYEAQLDETGDYVDDAGGSGVDALDDVLAFTQNAMNADVDYDPDDLEGSPVLEDAQFEVAGSPTYLTAENISQDRDPAIRPAGDTITDVDGETEHASLAIHTDNRVGWPGVPLIPYPPTFYLGQLNSWNVDVRGEYARFEVSATVGDASSTGRLSFVRENQPIELTLEDGSNVTVGSNEPIDFDSSTEVIVMMPGGVMASGGVPSVADIGGTINDGIEHCSQTWNFVGPDYNSDSVNELECHPEN; encoded by the coding sequence ATGACCGGTGACCGAGACGACAGACCGATAGTTTCGATCGACCTCGACGAACGCGGTCGGATCCCCTTCTCGCTGATCGCGGTACTGCTCTTGCTCTCGAGCGTGCTGATCGTTACGACGCTCGAAACACGATCCGAGCCGACTATCGAGCGGGACACGGATCGGGCGATGGACCGCACGCTCGCGGCAACGCAGGGTGAACTTCGAACCGCCGTCCTCGATGCGAGTTATCGGGCCGGAACGGCACCGGTCATCTCCGATACCGAAAGCGAGGTCGAGGCGATTGCAAACGCGGACGATCAGGAAGAGCGCTTCCGGAACTACGTCAAACTCCTCGTCTACCTCGAGGCGACCGAAACGCTCTCGAACGCCGGCGGTACCGTCGGTTCGCAAACACAGACCACCGTCTCGATTCCCTCCGTTACGGCGTCTGGAAACGGTGCATCGATCGATCCCGACGAGGCAATCGATCGGGTCGCTCTCGATATCGGGCATTTCGATGACGATGTCGAGATGGGAACCCTCGCGGCGACGATCGACGATGTCGAATTTCGCGTCACTCGAGACGGGGTCGAAGAACTCGAGGAAACCCGCTCGATCACAGTGAGTGTCGGGACTCCGGTGTTCGAACTCCACGACAGGATGGTCGAGTACGAATCCCAGTTGAACGCCGGCTTCTTCGACGAATCGATAGACTCGAGCGTCGACGGTCTCGGACAACACCTCGGTGCGCGCCTCTATCCGTTCGCCTACTTCAAGGCCGGCTGGGATCGCACGCAGCTGACTCGAACCCCCGATCAACACGATTTCGAGGAGGTGATCGACGTCAAGCACACGGAGGTGCTCGCCAACGACGCGATATTCGACGTTCAGAACGATGTATTCGGAACACAGGATCCGTACGCCGATCGAACGATGCGGCCCGGATACGTCTGTATGGCTACGCAGATCGGAGATGACCTCGCGAGTAGCGGCAGTTCCAACGGATCAGATTCGATAATCGACCGGGACGCCGTCGACATCGATACCGATACCGACGAAGTCGAAAACGAAACGTCGATCGACAGCGTCGAAGACCAACTTTGTGACGGGGGCGAAGTACAGGAGTGGCTCTTTGGGGACAACGCCACGGGCGAACTCCCCGAAATGCCGGAGCTATCCGAGCTACTCGTCGACGGGCTCGGAGAGACGAACGTGATGGATGGCAGGCAGGAAGTTCCCCTCGAGGATGTCGCACAAGCAGCACACATGGAGTACTCCACCGAAGAAGCTCAAGACATTGTCGGATGGATGGAAGATCAAACGACCGACGAAATGGCGGCGGGGAATATTGCAGCCGAAACAGATATCGACGACGCCGATCTCCCGGACGGAGACGACGAATACGATCGGAGCGTTCGAGATATCGTCGAGGAACTCTATCAGATCGACCTCGAGCGCGACGCTGATTCAATCTACGTCTCCGGGGGACTGCCTCCAACCGATTCCCCCGATGACCGAGAGAATTACACCAAAGCAGACGATACGACCGTCGTCGATACCGTCTCGGAAATCTCTGTCGGCCACGAAACGTTCGAAGACGGGAACGCGAGCGATCGAACGCTTCACGAAGTGAGTGTCGCGGCCGACCTCCAACTCGAGCGGACCCAGACCTGGGAGTCCGATGATCCCGAAAACGTGACGCCGGCGACGAAAACGATCAGTGCCGACCGAACAGTGTCGCTCACAGCGGATATCGATATCGACGGTGAGTACGAGTTCTATCGGCAGGGAGAGTACTACGACCGCGAGGAGTTCCCGGTCGAGGATCGACCTCTCGAACGCGATTACGAGTCAGGATACACTGACGACGATGTTTGGCGAGACAACTTCGAAGAAGGGTTCGAATTGGGGATCACCGAGTTAACGACGGCGGAGTCATCCGACGACGTGCGTAACGATTTCGCCGCCGAGATCGAATCGCTCGAGGGCGAGACGATCTCGTCGACGGAAACGCTCGAAGATACCATCGAAGACGGCCTGGTAGCGGGCGATTCGACACATACTGTCGAATTCGACGATCTCAAACCGGATTCGGGGGACGACCTCCTCGAGGAGGTTCGAACCGACCTGGCGGAGACCCATTCCGAGTTCCTCGAGACGATCGACGAGGCGCCCTTCGAGGTCGAACGAACCGAGCTGATGGAGACACCGACGCCGCCAGAGCGAGCGATCGACCACATTCAAGCCGAACACGAAGACGACTTCGTCTACAACGATCTCGAGGGAGAGACGTACGAAACGCCGGCAGCGGAGGCGACTGCACAGGTTCGGAAGGCGTACTTCGATCGGATCTACTACTGGCTCGAACTCGTCGCAGAGCCCTACGAAGCACAGCTAGACGAGACGGGTGACTACGTCGACGATGCCGGTGGGAGTGGCGTGGATGCCCTCGACGACGTACTCGCGTTCACGCAGAACGCGATGAACGCCGACGTGGACTACGATCCAGACGATCTCGAGGGATCGCCGGTGCTCGAGGATGCGCAGTTCGAAGTCGCCGGATCGCCGACGTATCTCACCGCCGAGAACATTAGTCAGGACAGAGATCCAGCGATACGCCCAGCTGGGGACACGATCACTGATGTCGATGGCGAAACCGAACACGCATCGCTGGCGATTCACACCGACAACCGTGTCGGGTGGCCCGGCGTGCCGCTAATCCCGTATCCACCGACGTTCTATCTCGGGCAACTCAATAGCTGGAACGTCGACGTTCGTGGCGAGTACGCCCGCTTCGAAGTGAGCGCGACTGTTGGCGACGCCTCGAGTACCGGCCGACTTTCGTTCGTGCGTGAAAACCAACCGATCGAACTGACGCTCGAGGATGGAAGCAATGTCACCGTCGGTTCGAACGAACCGATCGACTTCGATAGCTCCACGGAGGTTATCGTGATGATGCCTGGCGGAGTGATGGCAAGTGGTGGGGTGCCTTCTGTTGCGGACATTGGTGGAACTATCAATGATGGAATTGAACATTGTTCCCAAACTTGGAACTTTGTGGGACCAGATTATAATTCGGATAGTGTTAATGAGTTAGAATGCCATCCAGAAAACTAG
- a CDS encoding outer membrane protein assembly factor BamB family protein, with product MDVQQMRTRRRWLLACAGTTAGIATIAGCTSDSENGDDGNETDGETPDGFDEGDTGEYGVWPMAHYDAANTAVAPNSGPDSKPEQEWSVELENSPTIPVVANGTVFVGERGGEYRGIDIQTGDVLWNHHPTDWDDTRGEPNSAFTPAVSDTAVYVSGNGVEALEHSGEELWESGHDTLFNLRIHDKTIYGRTGEYVYGIDEESGKEILEIEASAEVETLSITDEKIILATRQDEEDFQLEGYEKRTGDQLWTQMIQEIRGGAPDIRIIDSSIYTVNYMNVISIDTETGDVEILNDFLEKNTRPSQPTVHAGRAYIPTELPEIPVLDIDTGEQISDWDKNILNRMTGWRMIISDEVLYVWSSGTINSPGHINAIDINTNEKKWEIESSLSGIPVGPIILEDAILYADNSDNTVVFYE from the coding sequence ATGGATGTCCAACAAATGCGGACGCGACGTCGCTGGTTGCTTGCCTGTGCCGGGACGACGGCAGGGATTGCAACGATTGCGGGATGTACGAGTGACAGTGAGAACGGTGACGACGGAAATGAAACAGATGGAGAAACCCCGGACGGATTCGATGAGGGGGATACTGGTGAATACGGAGTCTGGCCGATGGCTCACTACGATGCAGCGAACACCGCGGTTGCACCGAACAGTGGTCCTGATAGCAAGCCTGAGCAGGAGTGGTCAGTGGAACTAGAGAACAGTCCCACAATTCCAGTTGTAGCAAATGGTACTGTCTTTGTTGGTGAGCGTGGGGGCGAATATCGAGGAATAGATATCCAAACTGGTGATGTGCTATGGAACCATCATCCGACTGATTGGGACGATACCCGCGGAGAACCAAATTCAGCCTTTACACCAGCTGTTTCAGATACTGCAGTATACGTCTCCGGTAATGGTGTTGAAGCGTTAGAACATAGCGGAGAAGAACTCTGGGAAAGCGGCCATGATACGTTGTTCAATTTACGTATCCATGATAAGACGATCTATGGTCGAACGGGTGAATATGTATATGGAATTGATGAAGAATCTGGTAAAGAGATTCTGGAAATTGAAGCATCTGCTGAGGTTGAAACTCTATCGATTACCGATGAGAAAATAATTCTTGCAACACGACAGGATGAGGAAGACTTCCAGTTAGAAGGTTACGAAAAAAGAACAGGGGACCAACTATGGACCCAAATGATTCAGGAAATTCGTGGAGGTGCACCAGATATTCGCATTATTGATTCATCGATATATACTGTGAATTATATGAATGTTATTTCAATTGATACGGAAACGGGTGATGTAGAGATACTAAATGATTTTTTGGAAAAGAATACTAGACCTAGTCAACCAACAGTTCATGCGGGAAGGGCATACATTCCTACAGAATTACCAGAAATACCAGTACTAGATATAGATACTGGAGAACAGATTTCGGACTGGGACAAGAATATTTTGAACAGAATGACAGGATGGAGAATGATAATCTCAGATGAGGTTCTATATGTCTGGAGTTCTGGCACTATAAATTCACCAGGGCATATTAATGCAATAGATATTAATACAAATGAGAAGAAATGGGAAATAGAGTCATCATTATCAGGGATACCAGTTGGCCCAATTATCCTTGAAGATGCTATCCTATATGCTGATAACTCAGATAATACAGTTGTGTTTTACGAATAA
- a CDS encoding cold-shock protein, translating to MAKGNVDFFNDTGGYGFIETDDADDDVFFHMEDVGGPDLEEGTDIEFDIEQAPKGPRATNVTRL from the coding sequence ATGGCGAAAGGCAACGTTGATTTCTTCAACGACACAGGCGGTTACGGTTTCATCGAGACAGACGACGCGGACGACGACGTGTTCTTCCACATGGAAGACGTTGGCGGCCCGGACCTCGAAGAAGGCACAGATATCGAATTCGACATCGAACAGGCACCGAAAGGTCCCCGCGCGACCAACGTCACCCGTCTATAA
- a CDS encoding queuosine precursor transporter — protein sequence MTATRATPSIAHVALIGLFVTALVTAQLTASKILAFELPFAVPIAGAELLLPGAALAYALTFLASDCYAELYGRKAAQIVVNVAFAMNFVVLLLVWSTIAAPTSVTSPVGGGEFAAVLGPAANIVAGSLVAYLVSQNWDVIVFHRIREYTDGERLWLRNIGSTASSQAIDTIIFVSIAFDIAPRVFGIGTALPLEAVLGLMIGQYLLKLLIAIVDTPFVYAIVALARSLDDDELEEPAST from the coding sequence ATGACAGCGACTCGAGCCACACCGTCGATCGCGCACGTGGCCTTGATCGGCCTTTTCGTCACCGCGCTGGTGACGGCCCAGTTGACCGCGTCGAAGATTCTCGCGTTCGAACTCCCGTTCGCCGTTCCGATCGCCGGAGCGGAGCTCTTGCTCCCCGGTGCGGCGCTTGCGTACGCGCTGACGTTCCTCGCGAGTGACTGTTATGCCGAACTTTACGGCCGGAAAGCCGCCCAGATCGTCGTCAACGTCGCGTTCGCGATGAACTTCGTCGTTCTGTTGCTGGTCTGGTCGACGATCGCCGCTCCGACGTCGGTAACATCGCCGGTCGGAGGAGGTGAGTTCGCGGCAGTTCTCGGCCCCGCAGCGAACATCGTCGCCGGGAGTCTGGTCGCGTATCTCGTGAGTCAAAACTGGGACGTAATCGTCTTCCACCGAATCCGAGAGTACACCGACGGCGAACGGCTCTGGCTTCGAAACATTGGGTCGACCGCGAGCAGCCAGGCGATCGATACCATTATTTTCGTCTCGATTGCCTTCGACATTGCCCCTCGAGTCTTCGGCATCGGGACCGCGCTCCCGCTCGAGGCCGTGCTCGGACTAATGATCGGACAATACCTGCTCAAGTTGTTGATTGCGATCGTCGATACGCCGTTCGTGTACGCCATCGTCGCACTTGCACGCTCTCTCGATGACGATGAACTCGAGGAGCCGGCGTCGACGTAG
- a CDS encoding aminopeptidase: protein MDERVREHAEVLVDWSARVEAGDDVVVSVGPDAHELAVAVAEKLGERGANLCTTYSSGEIERAYLRAHDEEFDDGADHELALFENADVYLSLGGARNTSATADVPSETRQAQRRARQDVREARFDTRWVSTVHPTRSLAQQANMSYEEYQEFAYDAISRDWESLADEMGNLKELLDEGEEVRLVSSGTDLTMRIDDRTAVNSAASVAYDSHNLPSGEVFTAPYATDGTVTFDVPMTLNGETVRDVRLEFSDGEVVDHAAEQGADVVDEILETDDGASRLGELGIGMNRGIDRYTDNILFDEKMGDTVHLAVGRAYDACLPVGESGNESAVHVDMITDVSEDSRLEIDGEVVQRNGLFRWENGFSE from the coding sequence ATGGACGAACGCGTACGCGAACACGCCGAGGTGCTGGTCGACTGGAGCGCTCGAGTCGAAGCGGGCGACGATGTCGTCGTCTCCGTCGGACCCGACGCTCACGAGTTAGCCGTTGCAGTTGCCGAAAAACTCGGAGAGCGAGGGGCGAACCTCTGTACGACCTACAGCTCCGGCGAGATCGAGCGAGCGTACCTTCGGGCGCACGACGAGGAGTTCGACGACGGCGCGGACCACGAACTGGCACTGTTCGAGAACGCCGACGTGTATCTCTCGCTCGGCGGCGCTCGAAACACGAGCGCAACCGCGGATGTCCCGAGCGAGACGCGACAGGCACAGCGACGGGCACGCCAGGACGTTCGCGAGGCTCGATTCGATACCCGCTGGGTGTCGACGGTTCATCCTACGCGGTCGCTCGCACAGCAGGCGAACATGTCCTACGAGGAGTATCAGGAGTTCGCCTACGACGCGATCTCCCGCGATTGGGAGTCTCTGGCCGACGAGATGGGGAATTTGAAAGAGCTTCTCGACGAAGGCGAGGAAGTTCGACTCGTCTCGAGCGGGACCGACCTGACGATGCGTATCGACGATCGAACGGCGGTCAACAGCGCGGCGTCGGTCGCCTACGATTCGCACAACCTGCCCAGTGGCGAGGTGTTCACGGCCCCGTACGCGACAGACGGAACGGTCACATTCGACGTTCCGATGACGTTGAACGGGGAAACCGTCCGAGATGTTCGTCTCGAGTTTTCGGACGGCGAAGTCGTCGATCACGCCGCCGAACAGGGGGCGGATGTCGTCGACGAGATTCTCGAGACCGACGACGGTGCCAGTCGACTGGGCGAACTCGGGATCGGAATGAACCGCGGTATCGACCGGTATACGGACAACATCCTCTTCGACGAGAAGATGGGAGATACGGTCCACCTCGCGGTTGGCCGGGCGTACGACGCCTGCCTTCCGGTCGGGGAGTCCGGCAACGAATCGGCGGTCCACGTCGACATGATCACCGACGTCAGCGAGGATTCCAGGCTCGAGATCGACGGCGAGGTCGTCCAGCGAAACGGACTGTTCCGCTGGGAGAACGGATTTTCCGAGTAA
- a CDS encoding DUF309 domain-containing protein: MRDALRAGIAVYNDGEVHAAHDAWESRWLDLESGTDDERLLHGLIQFTAAVYHAQNGNWEGTIGLAESAGAYLAGLPERYRGVDLETVRTFLAALAADPERIERRPPPNLVYEGAVARLADLDPEALAVAAPVLAAEWGYDEAPLERASSYALSDLEAGRDDSRFISLLYDFVRDDENRAIVYQRLSGHVERRAAKESDVEGLF, encoded by the coding sequence ATGCGAGACGCGCTCCGTGCCGGGATCGCCGTCTACAACGATGGCGAGGTTCACGCCGCACACGACGCCTGGGAAAGCCGCTGGCTCGATCTCGAGTCCGGAACCGACGACGAGCGGTTGCTTCACGGGTTGATCCAGTTCACCGCAGCGGTCTACCACGCCCAGAACGGCAACTGGGAGGGAACGATCGGACTGGCAGAGAGTGCAGGCGCGTATCTAGCGGGGCTTCCAGAGCGATATCGGGGAGTCGACCTCGAGACAGTTCGAACGTTTCTCGCGGCACTCGCGGCCGATCCGGAACGTATCGAGCGGCGGCCACCGCCCAACCTCGTTTACGAGGGAGCAGTGGCGCGGCTCGCGGACCTCGACCCCGAGGCGCTCGCCGTCGCAGCACCCGTCCTCGCTGCGGAGTGGGGGTACGACGAGGCGCCCCTCGAGCGGGCGAGTTCGTACGCGCTGTCCGATCTCGAGGCCGGTCGGGACGACAGTCGGTTCATCTCGCTCCTGTACGATTTCGTTCGAGACGACGAAAACCGCGCCATCGTCTACCAGCGTCTCTCCGGTCACGTCGAACGCCGGGCAGCGAAGGAATCCGACGTCGAGGGGCTGTTCTAA